In Oryza sativa Japonica Group chromosome 8, ASM3414082v1, the sequence TATCCAAACCAGGCTCTCCAAACACCCATATAATCAGCTCTTTAATTGATTTGGCAAGTCCGACTTGTTGCTCACTCGAAGAGACTCTCCATTTTGAGTACATGATAGTGAAACCCATATGTTAGTCTCTCGCTTCTTTCTCCAATCCACTACCTTCAATCCTCCATCCTCCAACTCTCCACCACCCACTAGCAGCAATAGCGGTGacaagagggggagagagccaGCAACAGCAGCGGTAGGTGACGAGAGGGGAAGAAGCCACTGGTGCCCGTAGCAGCACCAGCACCCGGGCGACAGTGACAACAACAACACATGGCCTAGGAGGTTGCGGTGAGGGAGGTGAGACACGACGATAGCCGCGCGGCGGAAGGAGCGCTGACCTCGGCTGGCGACATTGCGGCAACGGTGGTGGTGAGCTTGCACTGCGGGAGAGGTAGAGGCACGATGGCCGGTGGTATAGAAGGAGTGCCGAACTCGGTTGGCAATGTTGTGGCGACCTCGGCCAACAGTGGAGGTGAGCTCGTGCAATGGGGAGGCATATAGGCACGGTGGCCATCGACGGTGCAGGCACGCCTTATTTCCCGAGCATTCGGAGTAGTGAAGGAGGGCATCGATCGAGGCGGTAGGGGTGCAAGAGTGGTGGTGGGCTTGGGGACAACTCTTGATTAGGTGCTCCATGACTGGTGGTGGCGGCTGGCACGTACAGAGGTGAGGATGTTTAGTGTGCGAGAGAGAGACTGCGGGTCCCATAGGTGGGCAGTGGTTGCAACCGACCAAATTTGGCCAGCTTGAGCCCATGTTTGGTTAGTGTTATTTTTTGGCAAGTCAGATGACCAGATTGTTGgagtgtattttttttcttaggatTGTAAAAATTTGGCTTAATGAGTGGGATAGAGAGGATGCTTGAGATGATCTGAGGAAGAATTAAGATAAGCCTCTTTCAAACTAATGGGCGAGTTTTATCCTGTTTCATTAGAAGGTTTCAGATCTTTTTTTTCAACTAACGTGCTACTCTATCCgttataaaatataacaatttttagcatttaaaatttatctcgaaatataacaacttatcccacctacattttttttcttaactaaTCACAACGTTACACCTTTTATTTCTCTTCTCAACAAATCATAACTTATGTCATGTAGGTTTATCTATTTTCTTAATGTCCATatccaattttaaattttcttatatttttaggacggagatttaggctgtgttcagcACAGCAAGTTCCTATCTCCTCTCCACCGtgttccacgcgcacgcttttcaaaccatTAAATGgtctattttttgcaaaaagtttctatatgaaagttgcttaaaaaaatcatattggccctttttttttaaaaaaagctaatCCTTAATTAAACACGTGCGAATGTACCGTTCCGTTTTTCGAGCGAAGGGGATTGGTTCCCATCTAGCCCAAGCGAACGCAGCCAATCATTTGGCTACAACCCATCATATCCATGCCGTTTCACGGTTTCATTAGATCCTTTCATCCGTACGGGTGTGCATCTCATGTGCTTTTTGTGCCCGGGCAAGTAGCTTCTAGAATATTCTACAACGAATAGAAGGCGCCCGCCCAAGCAGGTAGTAGCTTGCTGAGCACGCCGCATTCCAGCCAGCTGTTCTTCGAGTCTCTCTATATAAACCCACACAGCACACAAGGCTCTGGTTCCGAGCAGAGACGTCACCTCCCCCATTTCGAACGCcaaactcctctcctctcccctccccctctccgctTTCCCGTACCATGGTGAGCAGAGTTTTTGCTTGTTGTTCATGAACTCGGATTCGATTTGTGGGTGTTGTGTTAGTGCTAGTCTTAGACACGTTGatttggatgtttttttttccctcgatCTCGCTTGGATTTGGATTTTGGAGTAGTTCGTGGTTTTTTTTCTGGACGGATCAGTGCGATGTGCATGCGGACTGTTCGATCTTATGCGACACCTCACTCTCTCTAGATTCTGATCGAGTTTTTTCTCCTGAGAAATTGACGTGTTTGATGGTGTTTAATTCCTGCGCGTTTTGATCGGTCGGATGTGCATGCGAACTGTTCGATCTTatgcagcagcaccagcacctCGCTCTGTCCAGATTCTgatcgagttttttttttaattttctccgGAGAAATCGTTGTGTTTAATGTTGTTTCCTGCGCGTTTTGCTTGATGGATTTTTTCCCCTCTCTTGCAGGCAGACATGAAGCAAGAGGAGGATGAGCTAGCCGTGGATCCCGGTGTCGGTGCTGTGTGCGATCCTGTGACGAAGCTGCGGTTCGAAGCGATCGTCTGCCTCCTGGATAGGATTCCGATCACGCTGCAGCAGATCGACATGTTTGGCCAGGACGTGGCGTTCCGCACGAAGAGAATTGGCAACATAGAGGCGTTGCTCGACTTCCTCAAAGGAAGCGCGGCCGCGACATGGGGagcgcgcgccggcgccggcgagccgaTCGATGCGTCGTCGCCGGAGCTTCACCGTCTGGTGGAGGATGCAGAGACAGCTTACCGCGACGTCCGCGGCCTCCAACCCAGAATGGTCGTGCAAATGCCCCGCGTGTTCCACAAGGTGTGTCTCCCGAAGCTGCACCAGCTGCTGGTCatcgcgcgccgcctcctcgcccagAACGTGGCGCTCCGCCGACTTCTCCTTCAGGTATTCTCGCAACTGCGACGCGCGAGGCTGAATCGATCCTGAGTTTGTGAATGGTTTTTTTGCAGTAGCCAGTGGGCTGTGACGTCTCTCCCATGGCGTTGGCCGAGGCCGCTGTAAGTTCGGACGACTTCGAGCGGCACGGCCGCAACAAGGTCGTCATAGACGAGTTCGGCTACGAGGacctgctgcgccgccgccacaccggCCACGAGTCGCAGAACGATGCGGACGACGCAGAGCAGCACGGCCGCGAGGTCAGAGAAGGCGAGTACGAGGACCTGATCCTGATGCGCCACCGCGACACCAGCCACGAGTTGTTGCAGGATGatgcgcgccggcgccgcgcggaTGCAGAGGCAGAGcagcaaggcggcgacggcgaggtcagAGATGAGTACGAGGACTACCTGTGTCGCCAGCTCGGCGCCGTCTACAGCGGGCCCGATCAAATCTACGAGCACGACATGCGAGGTCCGGAACCAGCACACTCGCCAAACACGCCCGACCAGATCTACGTCCCCTGCGAAAGGATGCTTCCCTACCCAAGCAACTGCGACAACGCCGAGGACCGGATTCATATGGCATGTCTTGCTCTCAAGAACCTGGTAAAAGACATGGAAGGAATCTACTCTCCTCGAGGAACCTTGTGGCAGTATCTGGAGGACGTCATCTCTCTTGCGCATGCTCTGTTTCTGGAGAACACCAAGCTCCACCGGTTCACTGATCAGGCTTCGCACCAGGACTTGCCGTTGCAGCCGCCGCAGGGCTTCCCATTTCAACAGCAGCCGCAGCACGATGGCTACCAGCAGCCGGGCGTCCCGTTCCAGCAACCGCAGCAAGGTGGCTACTACGGCCACGGCCAGGGCATCATGTTTCAGCGAGGTGGCTACCTCCAGGATGTCCCGTTCCAGCACTGGCAGTGGCAGCAGGGTGGTTACGGACAAGGCTTCATGTTTCCGCAGGCTCAGCATCAAGGTGGCTACGGCCAAGGTTTCCTGTCCGAGCAGCCGCTGCCCGGTGACCCCAGCTTCATGAACATGCAGGTGAGCTATTCGATCAACTTGCTCACGGTGAATGGCATGGCAAGTCGATCGATCGGCAACCGGCCGGTAATGGATCAGTGACAGACACGTTCGTGCTTGTTGTGCATGTTCTTAGGCTCCTTACGACGGCGACGGGGGAGTCCTGTTCCAGAAGCCGCAGCACTATCACCATGGGCATGTTCCGAGCGAGAAGGGCGCTATTCAGGTGAGCCATATATATCCAGTGAACTTGCCTCACGGTACGTACACGCAAGTGCAACCAGCAACGGATTGAGAGTGAGTGACACATTACATTGTGCATGTCAGCAGGCCAAGGGGAAGCAGAAGATGCGGGAACCAAAAACTGTCATGTGCCCGGACTGGTGCAGAACCGGACATTGTTCCTCTGGTGACGGGTGCGAATATGCTCACAGTCAAGACGAACTGCGGGTAATCGACGCCCGCCCCAAGTACAGAACAGAGCCGTGCCGTTACTGGCTAGCTGGGAAAGGGTGCTGGTATGGGGACAAATGCCGGTACAAGCAGCACCGATTAGCTCGGGAGCCACTGTATGTCGATCCATTCTTGACAGGTACTACATATGATAGATTTGCTGATTAATTGTCATGTTCTGGTCTCACATTTTAGCAACGGGAAACACTTCTAATCACTTAGGTGAACATCCACCCTTTCTGCAACCTGTAGAAAATTTTGGCCGGTCAGGGTCATCTGTGTATTCAGAAGTACATGTTTGCAAGATTTTGTTTCTTATCTAGCTGAATATTGTCCACCTTACAGTACTAGTTGGGATCCATTTTTTTGCATTGCCTACTTTTATGGTAAATCCATAGCTCTATTGAAGTGTTGATCACGGATAATTTTTACACTGCATATATTTCCAGTCCACTACAGAGTTACAGTAGTTGTTCTGCATTGGAGTAGAGGCTGGATCGACATTACTATAGGGAATTGGCTAGATTAATAATGAGTGATGATGATCATTCCATGTGACATCAGGTCATGAATTGAGAAATAAGACATAGACACCTCTCATTATCTTTTGTGTGATTAAAAAAATCTTGAACCATGACGGCCttctatatatagtactatGTAGTAGTAGAAATGCGTTTGCACCCACTATAAATATTTGCAATTGTGTGAAGATGCAAATAGAACAAAATACTAATTCAGCTAATGGGAATGTCCAGAATGATTTGTAGGCACTAGAAAATAACCAAGAAATCTATAAATCATTTCTCGTTATCATTATATGACATTTTCTGCTGTGTAGAGATAtgtcttgtttgttttgctgtGAAACCGAATAAATTGGTCATGTTCTTTTATTTTGCCCATAATGCTCACAATATTTGGTGGGCTGACTGGTTTGGAAAGTTTTTTTAGACATAATCTGATCTGCACAAGTATATATGCAGGAGTTGTGGTCGATCTAGTCTGACATAGATGATACAGCATTGCACTCTGCAACAGATCCAGCCTTGTACAGCGTGAAGTTTTAACCTTCGAGACCTTCAGTCCAGTCGTTGCTGATTAGACCGGTAATGCTGCTTCTCTGCTTGCACCAAAAGCGAATGTTTGCCCTCAGTTTCTTTTTGATGACTGTATGGGCTGTCATGTTCCAACTTCGTTTTGTCCAACTCTCTGATACTATCAAGTTTTTGAAGTCTGGCATCGGTGATCTAGCCGAAAGTTTTCTAGTCTGAAGATTTTGCAATGCTGTGTGTCGGTTGAAATGTTTGCTTGGAGAGGAGTGTGGTAAGAAGGGATTGTCTTGGTAGCTTGGATTGAAGTATATATACTCTGCTTCCGCTGAGGGCATCGCTCGTGTTCATCTCCTATTGATCTCCCTCTCACACACGCCATTCCGGTGAAAAGAAAGCAAGAGTGTGAGTGTGTAGGTTTCTACCCTTCTGATTTCACACGCACACGCAAAAAGAGTTTCATACCCCTTAATCCATACATGTGCTTCAAATATGTGTTAATGTAAATAAATCTAGATAAAGGATAGAGAGACCAAAAcgtagaacggagggagtagtaggcaAGATTGATTATAGAATATACCAATAGTAGACAAGATGATTCATCTAATAAAATGCTCAAAACAAAATATTCATCctaataaaaaaagataaccAAAAGAAAAGTTTCTTCCAAAATAGTGGGCCATTGAAAATTCCTGCTGATCTCGGAGCTCCGAGATCCAACGCAAGCTGCAATTTATATTGTCtgcattttgaaaaaaaaacaattcgtCATCAGGTCAACAAACAGCAGTCTTGCTTGTTTTGCAGTATGCAACGAACATTAAGGTGCTATTCTAATGTGTAACTTCCCAACTTCACTCCTTCATTTTTCAAGTGCATGTTTCCCGAAccgctaaacgatgtgtttttgccaaaaaaaatatccacAGGAAAGTTGCtatgaaaattatattaatctattttttaagttttacttaattaattatatgctgaTAAGCAATTTCATTTTCCGTGCACGGGGGAGAGGTTCACAACCTCTCCTCCTGGGCACAGCCTAAATGGATGACATCTttgcaaataaaaattaaaacaccacacaaaaacaaaaaaaaaactatcatttatttcttaaaaaatcTGTAAAGGAAGCCTTACATGTCCACTATCAAAAACCTCAAATCAaagtattaattaaaaataaaagcgTATACGTTGTTGTTTTTTAGGTCGTTTAGATTGTAATGGAACAGATTGATTAGATCCATATTAGAGAGATGAACGGTATGAGAAACGCATTGTATTTTTAGGGAAAAAACACATGACAAATATAGTAAACACaattatacttaaaaaatatttagtgtTGGCGTGCCGCGTGCCACACAATCGTACAGAACATTCGGCTAATTTCTGAATAATAATGAACACTCCTACTCAGGCCTGACTGTTCCATGACATTTTTTTGTGATTTATATCTATACTAGGTTATGTAGTCACAGTGCGACTCTAACCATCCTAATATATGTTATGTAtatgaaaatataatttattgtaaaaatgaaaatataacttattataaaaattgtaaAGCATTAAGaggttttgaaaaaaaattttacTATATGAAGCATAGTGTGTGTGTATAATGCTATAAGTTCAGCTAATAGTGTAAAGTAATTAAAAATTGTAAGATCTGAATATAAACAGAATGAtagttttataaatattttaataaaaggTGGAGcatatgataaaaaataataataggaGTTGCAATGAAAATACGTTAAGAACATCATAGGTGGAATTTTGGCCACCACCTACCTCTTTGTTCTCCtctcatatatatattctatttaTCCAACGTGTGTGATATTAGCCaatttgattttgttttatATGAATAGGTATTCAGATTTAGTATGACTATACTaaacttgtactccctccgtcccagaaaggAGGACGTTCTGCTCCCAAGCAAAAGTCCCATAATTCTTGACGCTGGCA encodes:
- the LOC107276536 gene encoding putative zinc finger CCCH domain-containing protein 57 isoform X1, with protein sequence MALAEAAVSSDDFERHGRNKVVIDEFGYEDLLRRRHTGHESQNDADDAEQHGREVREGEYEDLILMRHRDTSHELLQDDARRRRADAEAEQQGGDGEVRDEYEDYLCRQLGAVYSGPDQIYEHDMRGPEPAHSPNTPDQIYVPCERMLPYPSNCDNAEDRIHMACLALKNLVKDMEGIYSPRGTLWQYLEDVISLAHALFLENTKLHRFTDQASHQDLPLQPPQGFPFQQQPQHDGYQQPGVPFQQPQQGGYYGHGQGIMFQRGGYLQDVPFQHWQWQQGGYGQGFMFPQAQHQGGYGQGFLSEQPLPGDPSFMNMQAPYDGDGGVLFQKPQHYHHGHVPSEKGAIQQAKGKQKMREPKTVMCPDWCRTGHCSSGDGCEYAHSQDELRVIDARPKYRTEPCRYWLAGKGCWYGDKCRYKQHRLAREPLYVDPFLTGVVVDLV
- the LOC107276536 gene encoding putative zinc finger CCCH domain-containing protein 57 isoform X2; this translates as MALAEAAVSSDDFERHGRNKVVIDEFGYEDLLRRRHTGHESQNDADDAEQHGREVREGEYEDLILMRHRDTSHELLQDDARRRRADAEAEQQGGDGEVRDEYEDYLCRQLGAVYSGPDQIYEHDMRGPEPAHSPNTPDQIYVPCERMLPYPSNCDNAEDRIHMACLALKNLVKDMEGIYSPRGTLWQYLEDVISLAHALFLENTKLHRFTDQASHQDLPLQPPQGFPFQQQPQHDGYQQPGVPFQQPQQGGYYGHGQGIMFQRGGYLQDVPFQHWQWQQGGYGQGFMFPQAQHQGGYGQGFLSEQPLPGDPSFMNMQAPYDGDGGVLFQKPQHYHHGHVPSEKGAIQAKGKQKMREPKTVMCPDWCRTGHCSSGDGCEYAHSQDELRVIDARPKYRTEPCRYWLAGKGCWYGDKCRYKQHRLAREPLYVDPFLTGVVVDLV